A single Agromyces sp. CF514 DNA region contains:
- a CDS encoding HAD family phosphatase, translating into MPNELPSWGDTPTRRAITAFVERVSSGPAAVPEGERVAVFDNDGTLWSEKPMPTQLHYIVQRWAAAAKADPSIADRQPYKAAVTGDFAWLGGAVDKHYEGDDSDLKVLIGALVGITAGMSVDDYAASVSEFYENARHLTLGTPYADAVYRPMVELLRYLEANGFTVYIVSGGERDFMRPMTQEYYGIPPEHVVGSALGLAYDEDSHEVRYTAGLDFFDDGPEKPVRIWSRIGRRPLIACGNSNGDMQMLDFTRKGDGLALLVHHDDDTARGDEPYDKGADAALAAAEERGYTVVSVRDDWSHVFVDPAAG; encoded by the coding sequence ATGCCGAACGAACTGCCCTCGTGGGGCGACACCCCGACCCGCCGGGCGATCACCGCCTTCGTCGAACGCGTCTCGTCGGGCCCGGCCGCAGTGCCCGAGGGCGAGCGCGTCGCCGTCTTCGACAACGACGGCACGCTGTGGAGCGAGAAGCCCATGCCGACCCAGCTGCACTACATCGTGCAGCGCTGGGCGGCCGCCGCGAAGGCCGATCCGTCGATCGCCGATCGCCAGCCGTACAAGGCCGCCGTCACCGGAGACTTCGCGTGGCTCGGCGGTGCCGTCGACAAGCACTACGAGGGAGATGACAGCGACCTCAAGGTGCTCATCGGCGCGCTCGTCGGCATCACCGCCGGCATGAGCGTCGACGACTACGCGGCATCCGTCTCGGAGTTCTACGAGAATGCGAGACACCTGACGCTCGGCACGCCCTACGCCGATGCGGTGTACCGCCCGATGGTCGAGCTGCTGCGGTACCTCGAGGCGAACGGGTTCACCGTCTACATCGTCTCGGGGGGCGAACGCGACTTCATGCGGCCCATGACGCAGGAGTACTACGGCATCCCGCCCGAGCACGTCGTCGGCTCGGCGCTCGGGCTCGCCTACGACGAGGACTCGCATGAGGTGCGCTACACCGCGGGCCTCGACTTCTTCGACGACGGACCCGAGAAGCCCGTGCGCATCTGGAGCCGCATCGGCCGCCGCCCGCTCATCGCCTGTGGCAACTCGAACGGCGACATGCAGATGCTCGACTTCACGCGCAAGGGCGACGGCCTCGCACTGCTCGTGCACCACGACGACGACACGGCCCGGGGCGACGAGCCCTACGACAAGGGGGCCGATGCCGCGCTCGCCGCGGCCGAGGAGCGCGGGTACACGGTGGTCAGCGTCCGCGACGACTGGTCGCACGTCTTCGTGGACCCCGCGGCCGGATGA
- a CDS encoding SulP family inorganic anion transporter: protein MSAPATAHRRRLLFPTLVGYRRGWLGPDLLAGLSAGAVVIPQAMAYATIANLPVQVGLYTCMVPMLVYAMLGGSRAMSVSTTSTIATLTATTLVAAGVASGSDDPIPDLMALTLLVGVLLLVARLARLGSLVENISRATIVGIQIGVGATVAVGQLPKLLGETTDVSAHGFLRSLEAVGAALPAANGATIALSAGSIATLFVLKRFLPRVPGPLIVVAAGILLVAFAGIDDAGVELIAAVPQGVPTPELPSFAHVAQLLPGALAIAIMAFLESAAVARGIRKPGETQIDSNQELLATGAANTIGSFFQVVPAAGGFSQSAVNQGAGARTQLASIVTVVLAVLVVLFLGPVLSLLPQATLASLVFVAVVGLIDIGSLVRFWRISRDDFWIAVVTAAVGLSAGLLLAVAVGIIATLGLVLHELNRVRVDIDEQVGEVLPVRLIAPLYTANVLAHENAVLAAVEEHPGVRAVALELTRQGAVSVTVLDTLADLDRELAGQGVELRLAAVPESGAVTARKGRWFAGLERSGRVYPTLAEAVAAPIAPSPASASADAAE, encoded by the coding sequence ATGAGCGCTCCCGCGACGGCGCATCGCAGGCGCCTGCTCTTCCCGACGCTCGTCGGCTACCGGCGCGGATGGCTCGGGCCCGACCTGCTCGCCGGGCTCTCGGCGGGCGCCGTCGTCATCCCGCAGGCGATGGCCTATGCGACCATCGCGAACCTCCCCGTGCAGGTCGGTCTCTACACGTGCATGGTGCCGATGCTCGTCTACGCGATGCTCGGCGGCTCCCGGGCGATGAGCGTGTCGACGACGTCGACGATCGCCACGCTCACGGCGACCACGCTCGTGGCGGCCGGCGTCGCCTCGGGCAGCGACGACCCGATCCCCGACCTCATGGCGCTCACGCTGCTCGTCGGCGTGCTTCTGCTCGTCGCCCGCCTCGCGAGACTCGGCTCACTCGTCGAGAACATCTCGCGGGCCACGATCGTCGGCATCCAGATCGGCGTCGGGGCCACGGTCGCCGTCGGGCAGCTGCCCAAGCTCCTCGGTGAGACGACGGATGTCTCGGCGCACGGCTTCCTCCGATCGCTCGAGGCCGTCGGGGCCGCCCTTCCGGCCGCGAACGGGGCCACGATCGCCCTCTCCGCCGGGTCGATCGCGACGCTCTTCGTGCTGAAGCGCTTCCTGCCGCGCGTGCCCGGCCCGCTCATCGTGGTCGCGGCCGGCATCCTGCTCGTGGCGTTCGCGGGCATCGACGACGCCGGCGTCGAGCTCATCGCGGCCGTTCCGCAGGGAGTGCCGACCCCCGAGCTGCCGAGCTTCGCGCACGTCGCGCAGCTGCTGCCGGGTGCGCTGGCGATCGCGATCATGGCGTTCCTCGAGTCCGCGGCGGTGGCCCGCGGCATCCGCAAGCCCGGTGAGACGCAGATCGACTCGAACCAGGAGCTGCTCGCGACCGGTGCCGCCAACACGATCGGCTCGTTCTTCCAGGTCGTGCCGGCCGCCGGCGGCTTCTCGCAGAGCGCGGTCAACCAGGGCGCCGGCGCTCGCACGCAGCTCGCATCGATCGTGACGGTCGTGCTCGCCGTGCTCGTCGTGCTGTTCCTCGGCCCGGTGCTCAGCCTGCTGCCGCAGGCGACCCTGGCGTCGCTCGTGTTCGTCGCCGTCGTCGGGCTCATCGACATCGGTTCGCTCGTGCGGTTCTGGCGCATCAGCCGCGACGACTTCTGGATCGCGGTCGTGACGGCCGCCGTCGGCCTCAGCGCGGGCCTGCTCCTCGCGGTCGCGGTCGGCATCATCGCGACGCTCGGCCTGGTGCTGCACGAGCTGAACCGCGTGCGCGTCGACATCGACGAGCAGGTGGGCGAGGTGCTGCCCGTGCGGCTGATCGCGCCGCTGTACACGGCCAACGTGCTCGCCCACGAGAACGCCGTGCTCGCCGCCGTCGAGGAGCATCCGGGCGTCCGCGCGGTCGCACTCGAGCTCACCAGGCAGGGCGCGGTCTCGGTGACCGTGCTCGACACGCTCGCCGACCTCGACCGCGAACTGGCCGGGCAGGGCGTCGAGCTGCGGCTCGCCGCGGTGCCCGAATCGGGCGCCGTCACCGCGCGCAAGGGCCGATGGTTCGCCGGGCTCGAGCGGTCGGGACGGGTCTACCCGACCCTCGCCGAGGCCGTCGCGGCACCCATCGCCCCGTCGCCCGCATCCGCGAGCGCCGACGCGGCCGAATAG
- the aspS gene encoding aspartate--tRNA(Asn) ligase, which yields MNERTLVKNLAALPDGPVTIAGWVETVRDQKKVQFVILRDETGAVQVVNPALRELPEPGEDGVVDETAPARLATTEAISALAHGSFIRVTGELKHDERVKLGGLEVKLATLEVVSEANPETPIAADSSLDKRMDWRFLDLRNPKQALIFRIQTTFLHALRGVWVEKGLIEIQTPKLMASASESRAELFEVDYFEGKAYLAQSPQFFKQMAQAAGFGGIFEVGPAFRADPSFTSRHATEFTSVDTEISWIDSHEDVMALHEELLVAGFEAVVAKHGAEIQEHFGIELAVPSRPFPRIPLAEAKQIVADHGYVVPRADADMDPEGERQISAYVKETFGHDFVFLTDYASSIRPFYHMRHEGDASLTNSYDLIYNGVEISTGAQREHRVDILVEQAKEKGLDPEELEFYLDFFRYGVPPHGGFGMGLARVLMLMLGESSIRETTYLFRGPTRLLP from the coding sequence GTGAACGAACGCACCCTCGTCAAGAACCTCGCCGCGCTGCCCGACGGCCCCGTCACGATCGCCGGATGGGTCGAGACCGTCCGCGATCAGAAGAAGGTGCAGTTCGTCATCCTCCGCGATGAGACCGGCGCCGTGCAGGTCGTGAACCCCGCGCTCCGCGAGCTCCCCGAGCCCGGCGAAGACGGCGTGGTCGACGAGACCGCGCCCGCTCGCCTCGCGACGACCGAGGCGATCTCGGCACTCGCGCACGGCTCGTTCATCCGCGTGACGGGCGAGCTCAAGCACGACGAGCGCGTGAAGCTCGGTGGCCTCGAGGTCAAGCTCGCGACCCTCGAGGTCGTCTCCGAGGCGAACCCCGAGACGCCGATCGCGGCCGACTCCAGCCTCGACAAGCGCATGGACTGGCGCTTCCTCGACCTGCGCAACCCGAAGCAGGCCCTCATCTTCCGCATCCAGACCACCTTCCTGCACGCGCTGCGCGGGGTCTGGGTCGAGAAGGGCCTCATCGAGATCCAGACGCCGAAGCTCATGGCCTCGGCATCCGAGTCGCGCGCCGAGCTCTTCGAGGTCGACTACTTCGAGGGCAAGGCGTACCTCGCGCAGAGCCCCCAGTTCTTCAAGCAGATGGCCCAGGCCGCAGGCTTCGGCGGCATCTTCGAGGTCGGCCCGGCCTTCCGCGCCGACCCTTCCTTCACGAGCCGCCACGCGACCGAGTTCACGTCGGTCGACACCGAGATCAGCTGGATCGACTCGCACGAAGACGTCATGGCCCTGCACGAGGAGCTGCTGGTCGCGGGCTTCGAGGCCGTCGTCGCCAAGCACGGCGCCGAGATCCAGGAGCACTTCGGCATCGAGCTGGCCGTGCCCTCGCGCCCGTTCCCGCGCATCCCGCTCGCCGAGGCGAAGCAGATCGTCGCCGACCACGGCTACGTGGTGCCGCGCGCCGACGCGGACATGGACCCCGAGGGTGAGCGCCAGATCTCCGCGTACGTCAAGGAGACCTTCGGCCACGACTTCGTGTTCCTCACCGACTACGCGTCGAGCATCCGGCCGTTCTACCACATGCGCCACGAGGGCGACGCGAGCCTCACCAACTCGTACGACCTCATCTACAACGGCGTCGAGATCTCGACGGGCGCGCAGCGCGAGCACCGCGTCGACATCCTCGTCGAGCAGGCGAAGGAGAAGGGGCTCGACCCCGAGGAGCTCGAGTTCTACCTCGACTTCTTCCGCTACGGCGTTCCCCCGCACGGCGGGTTCGGCATGGGCCTCGCGCGCGTGCTGATGCTCATGCTGGGCGAGAGCTCGATCCGCGAGACCACGTACCTGTTCCGCGGCCCGACGCGCCTGCTCCCCTGA
- a CDS encoding histidine phosphatase family protein translates to MPAEQIHLVRHGEVFNPQGVLYGRLPGYGLSDLGRRMAQAAADELVRVGRPVTSLVASPLQRTQQSAEPMTVAFGLEPMLDDRVIEPENRFEGKRMTGPGGALGDARNWRFLINPWEPSWGEPFGSIAKRMLLAVDDAWQAADGGDVVIVSHQLPIWMVHRKLAGASLAHDPRRRRCALSSITTLERRGDRYVEVDYRDPASGLAAQATDVGAV, encoded by the coding sequence GTGCCTGCCGAGCAGATCCATCTCGTGCGCCATGGCGAGGTGTTCAACCCCCAGGGCGTGCTCTACGGTCGTCTCCCGGGCTACGGCCTGTCCGACCTCGGGCGGCGCATGGCGCAGGCCGCTGCCGATGAACTCGTGCGCGTCGGCCGGCCGGTGACGAGCCTCGTCGCCTCGCCGCTGCAGCGCACGCAGCAGTCCGCCGAGCCCATGACGGTCGCGTTCGGCCTCGAGCCGATGCTCGACGACCGCGTCATCGAGCCCGAGAACCGCTTCGAGGGCAAGCGCATGACCGGCCCGGGCGGGGCCCTCGGCGACGCGCGCAACTGGCGCTTCCTCATCAACCCGTGGGAGCCCAGCTGGGGCGAGCCGTTCGGGTCGATCGCGAAGCGCATGCTGCTCGCCGTCGACGACGCCTGGCAGGCCGCCGACGGCGGCGACGTCGTGATCGTCAGCCACCAGCTGCCCATCTGGATGGTGCACCGCAAGCTCGCGGGCGCCTCGCTCGCACACGACCCGCGCCGTCGCCGCTGCGCGCTCTCGAGCATCACGACGCTCGAGCGCCGCGGCGACCGGTACGTCGAGGTCGACTACCGTGACCCCGCCTCCGGCCTCGCCGCGCAGGCCACCGACGTGGGAGCCGTGTGA
- a CDS encoding TlpA disulfide reductase family protein, with product MQTRRSTEAAGSRYARFARYSTGALALAAASALLLTGCTSDPLADQFREGSGKNYIAGDGSISEYAEADRGEPIEFSGETVEGDAFDSADTLGEVTVVNFWYAGCAPCRVESPILEEVSQGYLDDDAEVAFVGVNVRDQPGTAASFEKKYGVTYPSILDVESGEAQLAFAGPVPPAAVPTTIVLDQQGRVAARVLGQLTEASILESLVDRVLDEQA from the coding sequence ATGCAGACCCGCCGATCGACCGAGGCCGCAGGGTCTCGATACGCTCGCTTCGCTCGCTACTCGACCGGCGCTCTGGCGCTCGCCGCGGCATCCGCCCTGCTGCTCACCGGGTGCACGAGCGACCCGCTGGCCGACCAGTTCCGCGAGGGCAGCGGCAAGAACTACATCGCGGGCGACGGCAGCATCAGCGAGTACGCCGAAGCCGACCGCGGCGAGCCGATCGAGTTCTCGGGCGAGACCGTCGAGGGCGACGCGTTCGACTCGGCCGACACGCTCGGCGAGGTCACGGTCGTGAACTTCTGGTACGCGGGCTGCGCGCCGTGCCGGGTCGAGTCGCCCATCCTCGAAGAGGTTTCGCAGGGCTACCTCGACGACGACGCCGAGGTCGCCTTCGTCGGCGTGAACGTGCGCGACCAGCCGGGCACCGCGGCATCCTTCGAGAAGAAGTACGGCGTCACGTACCCGTCGATCCTCGACGTCGAGTCCGGCGAGGCGCAGCTCGCGTTCGCCGGGCCCGTGCCGCCCGCAGCCGTGCCGACGACCATCGTGCTCGACCAGCAGGGTCGGGTCGCGGCGCGCGTGCTCGGCCAGCTCACCGAGGCGTCGATCCTCGAGTCGCTCGTCGACCGCGTGCTCGACGAGCAGGCCTGA
- a CDS encoding cytochrome c biogenesis CcdA family protein → MGGIGEIVLNGQLLAAVPIAMLAGVVSFLSPCVLPLVPGYLGYIGGFVEASADAAEERRYRRRLVFGVLLFIAGFTLVFVTFNLLAGVAGAWFNAYGDVITQVLGVVLIVMGLVFIGQFTFLQRTIKPSWRPATGLAGAPLLGVVFGLGWTPCIGPTLAVVLTLSADSGSVWRSVLLGLAYCVGLGIPFLLVALGFGWVTGSLAFVRRHIRTINIIGGSLLIVIGLLMLSGLWTIWMYELQAVISGFVPAI, encoded by the coding sequence GTGGGGGGCATCGGCGAGATCGTCCTGAACGGGCAGTTGCTCGCCGCAGTGCCGATCGCGATGCTCGCGGGCGTCGTCTCCTTCCTCTCGCCCTGCGTGCTGCCGCTCGTGCCGGGTTACCTCGGCTACATCGGCGGGTTCGTCGAGGCGTCGGCGGATGCCGCGGAGGAGCGTCGGTACCGTCGCCGGCTCGTCTTCGGCGTGCTGCTGTTCATCGCCGGCTTCACCCTCGTGTTCGTCACGTTCAACCTGCTCGCGGGGGTCGCCGGCGCGTGGTTCAACGCCTACGGCGACGTCATCACGCAGGTGCTCGGCGTCGTGCTGATCGTGATGGGCCTCGTGTTCATCGGCCAGTTCACCTTCCTGCAGCGCACGATCAAGCCCTCGTGGCGTCCGGCCACCGGGCTGGCCGGTGCGCCGCTGCTCGGGGTCGTCTTCGGCCTCGGCTGGACGCCGTGCATCGGCCCGACGCTCGCGGTGGTGCTCACGCTCAGCGCCGACTCGGGCTCGGTGTGGCGGAGCGTGCTGCTCGGGCTCGCGTACTGCGTCGGCCTCGGCATCCCGTTCCTGCTCGTCGCCCTCGGCTTCGGCTGGGTCACGGGCTCGCTCGCGTTCGTGCGCCGCCACATCCGCACGATCAACATCATCGGGGGGTCGCTGCTCATCGTGATCGGCCTCCTCATGCTCTCGGGTCTCTGGACCATCTGGATGTACGAACTGCAGGCGGTGATCTCCGGCTTTGTCCCCGCGATCTGA
- a CDS encoding cytochrome c biogenesis protein ResB — protein MSPRSDPGALSRPDDHIDSPEPGDDAASITQPKLGFVGWLRFAWRQLTSMRTALLLLLLVAIAAIPGSLVPQRSSDPNGVTQYFADNPTLAPVLDNLQMFDVYTSAWFSAIYLLLFVSLIGCIIPRTKHHFDALRARPPRTPVRLARLAGYTERALPEGETADAAITRAAADLKRAGYRVERYELRGEPSVSAERGYLRETGNLVFHTALLGILVSVGIGGGFGFAGQRVVVEGQSFVNTLASFDSFNPGRFFSDSNLDPYRLTLTDLDAVYETENQKALGQPVDFTASVEITARDSDETVEGEVKVNHPLRVHGTDVYLLGNGYAPTITVRDADGEVVFTDAIPFLPQDANLTSIGVVKVPDGMPEQLGMVGFFYPTQTTLDSGAYSSSYPDLVYPVLTLNVYAGDLGIDGGKPTSVYTLDPSTMEQLTGGTTGVDSIELMPGQTQDLPNGLGTVTLEDVTPAGEPNAADGDYSQSVDRFASFDIHRDPSQAWVLVFAILILGGLLVSLFIPRRRVWVKAAKRPDGGVVLEYAGLARGEDPGLDDAVASFADRHGGAAPLDEADDADEPGDAAPEGPESAGEPAKPTT, from the coding sequence TTGTCCCCGCGATCTGACCCGGGTGCGCTCTCGCGCCCCGACGACCACATCGATTCGCCAGAACCCGGCGACGACGCGGCATCCATCACGCAGCCGAAGCTCGGCTTCGTGGGGTGGCTGCGCTTCGCCTGGCGCCAGCTCACGAGCATGCGCACCGCGCTGCTGCTGCTGCTGCTGGTCGCCATCGCGGCCATCCCGGGTTCGCTCGTGCCGCAGCGGTCGAGCGACCCCAACGGCGTCACGCAGTACTTCGCCGACAACCCGACGCTCGCACCCGTGCTCGACAACCTCCAGATGTTCGACGTCTACACGTCGGCGTGGTTCTCGGCCATCTACCTGCTGCTGTTCGTGTCGCTCATCGGCTGCATCATCCCGCGCACGAAGCACCACTTCGACGCACTGCGGGCGCGCCCGCCCCGCACCCCCGTGCGCCTCGCGCGACTGGCCGGGTACACCGAGCGCGCGCTGCCCGAGGGCGAGACGGCGGATGCCGCGATCACGCGCGCCGCGGCCGACCTCAAGCGCGCCGGCTACCGCGTCGAGCGCTACGAGCTGCGCGGCGAACCGTCGGTCTCCGCCGAGCGCGGGTACCTGCGCGAGACGGGCAACCTCGTGTTCCACACGGCGCTGCTCGGCATCCTCGTGTCCGTCGGCATCGGTGGCGGGTTCGGCTTCGCCGGGCAGCGGGTCGTCGTCGAGGGCCAGTCGTTCGTGAACACGCTCGCCTCGTTCGACTCCTTCAATCCCGGGCGCTTCTTCAGCGACTCGAACCTCGACCCCTACCGCCTCACCCTCACCGACCTCGATGCGGTCTACGAGACCGAGAACCAGAAGGCCCTCGGGCAGCCCGTCGACTTCACGGCGAGCGTCGAGATCACGGCTCGCGACAGCGACGAGACGGTCGAGGGCGAGGTCAAGGTCAACCACCCCCTGCGCGTGCACGGCACCGACGTCTACCTGCTCGGCAACGGCTACGCGCCCACGATCACCGTGCGCGACGCCGACGGCGAGGTCGTGTTCACCGACGCCATCCCGTTCCTGCCGCAAGACGCCAACCTCACCTCGATCGGCGTCGTCAAGGTGCCCGACGGCATGCCCGAGCAGCTCGGCATGGTCGGCTTCTTCTACCCGACGCAGACCACGCTCGACTCGGGCGCCTACTCGTCGAGCTACCCCGACCTCGTCTACCCGGTGCTGACGCTCAACGTCTACGCAGGCGATCTCGGCATCGACGGCGGCAAGCCGACCTCGGTCTACACGCTCGATCCGTCGACGATGGAGCAGCTCACGGGCGGCACGACCGGCGTCGACTCGATCGAGCTCATGCCGGGCCAGACGCAGGACCTGCCGAACGGCCTCGGAACGGTCACGCTCGAGGACGTGACGCCAGCCGGCGAGCCGAACGCCGCCGACGGCGACTACTCGCAGAGCGTCGACCGGTTCGCGAGCTTCGACATCCACCGCGACCCGTCGCAGGCCTGGGTGCTCGTGTTCGCGATCCTCATCCTCGGCGGGCTGCTCGTCTCGCTCTTCATCCCGCGCCGCCGCGTGTGGGTGAAGGCCGCGAAGCGCCCCGACGGCGGCGTCGTGCTCGAGTACGCGGGCCTCGCCCGCGGCGAGGACCCCGGACTCGACGACGCGGTGGCCTCGTTCGCCGACAGGCACGGCGGTGCCGCGCCGCTCGACGAGGCAGACGACGCCGACGAGCCCGGCGACGCCGCCCCCGAAGGCCCCGAATCCGCCGGTGAACCGGCGAAACCGACGACGTAA
- the ccsB gene encoding c-type cytochrome biogenesis protein CcsB, with amino-acid sequence MAVYAIAFIAYAIDLARRSAVAASAADAANAARDASSPAAATVGAPATVGAPATVGAAVSGAGRAPGAPAKAGRGAASASAIAGASVAYGRSPSLRVGVAMTVLAWALHLAADITRGLAAGRVPWANMYEFALTGTLIITTVYLLVLVVSKHDLRFLGTFITGLVLVLLGVATVNFYVSVVPLPPALQSAWLIIHVFVATSATGFLALGFALSVVQLMQARRETVLATAKDVKRSFLATLPDSATLENLAYRVIIIGFILWTFTLMAGAIWAEAAWGRYWGWDTKEVWTFIIWVVYAGYIHARATRGWRGSRSAWLAIIGFSTVMFNFTVVNLFFKGLHAYSGL; translated from the coding sequence ATGGCCGTCTACGCGATCGCGTTCATCGCCTACGCGATCGACCTCGCGCGCCGTTCGGCCGTCGCCGCCAGCGCAGCGGATGCCGCGAACGCGGCCCGCGACGCATCCTCGCCGGCCGCGGCGACCGTGGGCGCGCCGGCCACCGTGGGGGCTCCGGCCACCGTGGGTGCGGCCGTCTCGGGCGCCGGCAGGGCACCCGGTGCACCGGCGAAGGCAGGCCGCGGCGCGGCATCCGCCTCGGCGATCGCGGGGGCCTCGGTCGCCTACGGCCGTTCGCCGTCGCTGCGCGTGGGCGTCGCCATGACCGTGCTCGCGTGGGCGCTGCACCTCGCGGCCGACATCACCCGGGGTCTCGCAGCAGGCCGCGTGCCGTGGGCGAACATGTACGAGTTCGCGCTCACCGGCACGCTCATCATCACGACCGTGTACCTGCTCGTGCTCGTCGTCTCCAAGCACGACCTGCGGTTCCTCGGCACGTTCATCACCGGGCTCGTGCTGGTGCTGCTCGGCGTCGCGACCGTCAACTTCTACGTCAGCGTCGTGCCGCTGCCGCCGGCGCTGCAGAGCGCGTGGCTGATCATCCACGTGTTCGTCGCGACCTCGGCGACGGGGTTCCTCGCGCTCGGGTTCGCGCTCTCGGTCGTGCAGCTCATGCAGGCACGACGCGAGACCGTGCTCGCCACCGCGAAGGACGTGAAGCGGTCGTTCCTCGCGACCCTGCCCGACTCGGCGACCCTCGAGAACCTCGCGTACCGCGTCATCATCATCGGCTTCATCCTCTGGACCTTCACGCTCATGGCCGGAGCCATCTGGGCCGAGGCCGCGTGGGGCCGCTACTGGGGCTGGGACACCAAGGAGGTGTGGACCTTCATCATCTGGGTGGTCTACGCCGGCTACATCCACGCGCGCGCGACGCGCGGCTGGCGCGGCTCCCGCTCGGCATGGCTCGCGATCATCGGCTTCTCGACGGTCATGTTCAACTTCACCGTCGTCAACCTGTTCTTCAAGGGACTGCACGCCTACTCGGGGCTCTGA